GGCTCGTCCACGCCGTCGTGCTCGGCGTAGTCCTCCCAGACCCAGGTGCCGACGGGGATCTTGCTGAGGATCTCGCGCCGGTAGGTCCGCGTGGAGTTGTCGATGATCGCGTCGAAGGCCGACTCCACCGACTGCACGCCGTAGCGGTCGAAGAGCTCACCGAGGCGCTGGGCGCCCATGAGGCAGGCCGAGCACTCGGCGTCGAGGTCGGCGGCGAGCGCCTCGGGGGTCCGGGAGTTGCGGGTCATGATCGCCAGCGCCGAGCGCACCGGCTTGCCTGCGTCCCACAGCTTGATCGGCGGGACCATCAGCCCCTCCTCGTAGACCGAGGTGGCGCCGCTGGGCATGGAGCCCGGGACCGCGCCGCCGATGTCGTCGTGGTGCCCGAACGCCTGGACGAACGCGACGACCTCCGGCTTGCCGGTCTCGGTGTTGGTGTGGAAGACCGGGACGGTCACGCACAGGTCCGGGAGGTGGCCGATGCCGCCCTCGGACCGGTAGACGTCGTTGTGGAAGAAGACGTCGCCGGGGACCATCTCCTCCAGCGGGAAGTCGCGGGCCACGGGGTGCACCAGCGCGCTGTAGGAGCGCCCGGTCAGCTTGCGCATCTTCCGGTCGTGGATGCCGGCCCGGAAGTCGTGGGCGTCGCGGATCATCGGCGAGCGGGAGGTCCGGCCGATGGCCGTCTCGACCTCCATCTCGACCGCGGCGAGGGTGCCCTGGACGATCTCGACGAGCACGGGGTCGGCGCTGGCGCCGGCGTCCTCGGTGAGGGCCTCGAAGGGGAACTCGGTCGGGACGAGGCGCGATCCGGTGTCGGGGTGGATGCCGAGGTCAGGCGTGGTGGCGGTCATGCGTCGCTTCCTTCACGGGTCACGATGAGGTTGCGGTACTCGTCGACGCGGACCGCGAAACCGGGGTGGATGGGGACCGTGGAGCCGAACTCCTCGACGATGGCCGGACCGGTGAAGGTCGTGCCGGGAGCGAGGTCGAGGCGCCAGTAGACCGGCGTCTCGACACGGCCCTGGGCGTCGTCGAAGAGCACCGAGCGCGTCGACTTCGGCGTCGGCGTGGACCCGGTCAGCGGCTCGCGCGGGAGCTCGGGGCGCTTGATCGGACCGATGCCGGTGGCCCGCAGGTTGACCCACTCGACCTGCTGGTCCGGGTCACCCTTGAAGTCGTAGCCGTAGAGCGCGCGGTGCTCGGCGTGGAACACCTCGGCGACCTGCTCGGCGACCTCGGCCGTGAACGGACCGTCGGAGACCGGCACCCGCACCTCGAAGGCCTGCCCGAAGTAGCGCAGGTCGGCACTGCGGGCGAACTGGTGCTGCGCGGGGTCGAAGCCCTCGGCGATGAGCGCGTCCGTGGCGCGGCGGGTGAGCTCGTCGTACGCCGCGGCGACCGTGGGCACGTCGAGTGCCTCGTGCAGCTGGATCTGGGTCTGCACGTAGTCGTTGCGCACATCGACGGTGAGCAGACCGAACGCCGACACGTTGCCCGGGTTGAGCGGGACGACGACCGTGGCGATGCCGAGGATGTCCATCAGGCGGCACAACAGCAGCGAGCCGGAGCCGCCGAACGTCGTCATGGCGAAGTCCCGGACGTCCAGGCCGCGCTTGACGGTGATCTGGCGCAGGGCGTTGGCCTGGTGCCATGCGGAGATCTCCAGGATGCCGGTCGCGCACTTCTCGGGAGTGAGGTCGAGGCGCTTGGCCAGGTCCTCGATCGCCTGACGCGCGCCGTCGGTCTCGAGCGGGATCTCGCCACCGAGCAGGTGCGGAGGGATCCGGCCGAGGAAGACGTGGGCGTCGGTGATGGTGGGCTCGATGCCGCCGTTGCCGTAGCAGACCGGGCCCGGGTCGGCGCCGGCCGACTGCGGGCCGACCTTGAGGGTGCCGTCGGGCGAGAGCCAGGCGATCGAGCCGCCGCCGGCGCCGACGGTCACGACGTCGATCATCGGGATCTTGGCGGGGAACGCGCCGACCGAGCCCTCGGTGGTCAGGGTGGGGTCGCCGTCGATGACGACCGACACGTCGGTCGAGGTGCCGCCGCCGTCGAGGGTCAGGACCCGGTCGAAGCCGGCGACCCGGCTGATCAGGGCCGCGCCGAGGGCGCCGGCGGCCGGGCCGGACAGCACCGTGGTGATCGGCTGGTGGACGACCTCGTCGGCGCTCAGCACGCCGCCGTTGGACTTCATCACGTAGAACGGCAGGCCTT
The nucleotide sequence above comes from Nocardioides massiliensis. Encoded proteins:
- a CDS encoding hydantoinase/oxoprolinase family protein, yielding MPEASAPGDGHIRIGIDTGGTFTDVVAFDQATGKTVTTKTPSTPSNPADGFLAGISKVLGILELDGDAIAAVSHGTTVATNQLLEGKVENLGFITNAGYESLLEIARQSVPDGYGNSYFWVKPERIVPRHLVRGVRGRMNVKGEEVEPFDEDGAREVARWFKKHGIATLGVSLLHSYANSAHEERLREILAEEHPEAVISVSSEVLREYREYERSMTTLVDAAVKPKLSRYIHSIKDRLDDFTEGREGLPFYVMKSNGGVLSADEVVHQPITTVLSGPAAGALGAALISRVAGFDRVLTLDGGGTSTDVSVVIDGDPTLTTEGSVGAFPAKIPMIDVVTVGAGGGSIAWLSPDGTLKVGPQSAGADPGPVCYGNGGIEPTITDAHVFLGRIPPHLLGGEIPLETDGARQAIEDLAKRLDLTPEKCATGILEISAWHQANALRQITVKRGLDVRDFAMTTFGGSGSLLLCRLMDILGIATVVVPLNPGNVSAFGLLTVDVRNDYVQTQIQLHEALDVPTVAAAYDELTRRATDALIAEGFDPAQHQFARSADLRYFGQAFEVRVPVSDGPFTAEVAEQVAEVFHAEHRALYGYDFKGDPDQQVEWVNLRATGIGPIKRPELPREPLTGSTPTPKSTRSVLFDDAQGRVETPVYWRLDLAPGTTFTGPAIVEEFGSTVPIHPGFAVRVDEYRNLIVTREGSDA